From a single Nocardioides panacis genomic region:
- a CDS encoding phosphoadenylyl-sulfate reductase, with translation MTTATTEAARAFKGTSTAGRSEAELQQLVRHAGAELELAPAEVIIEWAVATFGARFAITSSMGDAVLAHVAGRVAPGVDVVFLDTGYHFAETIGTRDAVAATLPVNLINITPVQTVAEQDAAYGKDLFDRDPDLCCALRKVKPLQDALESYDAWATGLRRDETHNRVIAPVIGWDEKKRKVKVSPLARWTGEEVDRYIAENNVLVNPLQYDGYPSIGCWPCTRRVAPGEDPRSGRWAGTGKTECGIHQ, from the coding sequence ATGACCACTGCCACCACCGAAGCCGCCCGTGCCTTCAAGGGCACGAGCACCGCGGGACGCTCCGAGGCGGAGCTCCAGCAGCTCGTCCGGCACGCCGGCGCGGAGCTGGAGCTCGCCCCCGCCGAGGTGATCATCGAGTGGGCCGTCGCGACGTTCGGCGCCCGCTTCGCGATCACCTCCTCCATGGGTGACGCGGTGCTCGCGCACGTCGCCGGCCGGGTCGCCCCGGGCGTCGACGTGGTGTTCCTCGACACCGGCTACCACTTCGCCGAGACCATCGGCACGCGCGACGCCGTCGCCGCGACGCTGCCGGTCAACCTGATCAACATCACCCCCGTCCAGACGGTGGCCGAGCAGGACGCGGCGTACGGCAAGGACCTGTTCGACCGGGACCCCGACCTGTGCTGCGCGCTGCGCAAGGTCAAGCCGCTCCAGGACGCGCTGGAGTCCTACGACGCGTGGGCCACCGGGCTGCGGCGCGACGAGACGCACAACCGGGTGATCGCGCCGGTCATCGGCTGGGACGAGAAGAAGCGCAAGGTCAAGGTCTCGCCGCTGGCCCGCTGGACCGGCGAGGAGGTGGACCGGTACATCGCCGAGAACAACGTGCTGGTCAACCCGCTGCAGTACGACGGCTACCCCTCGATCGGCTGCTGGCCGTGCACCCGCCGGGTCGCGCCGGGCGAGGACCCGCGCAGCGGCCGCTGGGCCGGCACCGGCAAGACCGAGTGCGGCATCCACCAATGA
- a CDS encoding PPK2 family polyphosphate kinase → MAKSRKKQPSTTEALTVPRGPVDLSTYDAHGKPGFDGSKKKGKAALYALGKELSDLQERLYAEGVSGGNRRVLVVLQGMDTSGKGGILRHAMALVDPQGLHIKAFKAPTPAELRHDFLWRVEREVPGPGMIGVFDRSHYEDVLIARVRKLVPRREISARYRQINAFEKRLADEGTVLVKLMLHISAEEQKQRLLARLDEPTKLWKFNPGDIDERQRWGSYQEAYEVALEKTNTEHAPWLVVPSDRKWYRDLAVANVLRETLAAMDPTWPGPDFDVAHERARLTGEVPSAHR, encoded by the coding sequence ATGGCGAAGTCGAGGAAGAAGCAGCCGTCCACCACCGAGGCGCTGACCGTCCCGCGCGGTCCGGTCGACCTGTCGACGTACGACGCGCACGGCAAGCCCGGCTTCGACGGGTCCAAGAAGAAGGGCAAGGCTGCGCTGTACGCGCTCGGCAAGGAGCTCTCGGACCTGCAGGAGCGGCTGTACGCCGAGGGCGTCAGCGGCGGCAACCGCCGGGTGCTGGTGGTGCTCCAGGGCATGGACACCTCCGGCAAGGGCGGCATCCTGCGGCACGCGATGGCGCTGGTCGACCCGCAGGGGCTGCACATCAAGGCGTTCAAGGCGCCGACCCCGGCCGAGCTCCGGCACGACTTCCTGTGGCGCGTGGAGCGCGAGGTGCCGGGGCCCGGGATGATCGGCGTCTTCGACCGCTCGCACTACGAGGACGTGCTGATCGCGCGGGTGCGCAAGCTCGTGCCGCGCCGCGAGATCAGCGCGCGCTACCGGCAGATCAACGCCTTCGAGAAGCGGCTGGCCGACGAGGGCACGGTGCTGGTCAAGCTCATGCTGCACATCTCCGCCGAGGAGCAGAAGCAGCGGCTGCTGGCCCGGCTGGACGAGCCCACCAAGCTGTGGAAGTTCAACCCCGGCGACATCGACGAGCGGCAGCGCTGGGGCTCCTACCAGGAGGCCTACGAGGTCGCCCTGGAGAAGACGAACACCGAGCACGCGCCCTGGCTCGTCGTGCCCAGCGACCGCAAGTGGTACCGCGACCTGGCCGTGGCGAACGTGCTGCGCGAGACGCTGGCCGCGATGGACCCGACCTGGCCGGGCCCGGACTTCGACGTCGCGCACGAGCGGGCCCGGCTGACCGGCGAGGTGCCCTCGGCGCACCGGTAG
- the zapE gene encoding cell division protein ZapE produces the protein MPIHLTERDPRVPADRLVAELVPPPRFADVSFASYRPDPGQPSQAQAVEVLQAFAGTVGERPRKRRWGRSTSEAGSGGVYLDGGYGVGKTHLLAALWHTAPGPKLFATFVELTHLVGALGFHDAVAALSSYTLVCVDEFELDDPGDTVLVSTLLTRLREAGVRLAATSNTLPGRLGEGRFATDDFLREIQGLAAAFESVRIDGEDYRHRGLPEAPAAPDLETVRRTAEREGASLDHFVDLSRHLAQVHPSKYGALLDGVRVVCLEDVRTVDDQAVALRLVVLADRMYDRDLPVVASGVTFDALFAPQLLEGGYRKKYFRAISRLVALAREGADVEA, from the coding sequence ATGCCGATCCACCTGACCGAGCGAGACCCTCGCGTGCCCGCGGACCGGCTGGTCGCCGAGCTGGTGCCGCCGCCCCGGTTCGCCGACGTGAGCTTCGCGAGCTACCGCCCCGACCCGGGCCAGCCGAGCCAGGCGCAGGCCGTCGAGGTGCTGCAGGCCTTCGCCGGGACGGTCGGTGAGCGGCCCCGCAAGCGCCGCTGGGGCCGGTCCACCAGCGAGGCCGGCTCCGGCGGGGTCTACCTCGACGGCGGCTACGGCGTCGGCAAGACCCACCTGCTGGCGGCCCTGTGGCACACGGCGCCCGGGCCCAAGCTGTTCGCGACGTTCGTCGAGCTGACCCACCTCGTCGGCGCGCTTGGCTTCCACGACGCGGTCGCCGCCCTGTCGTCCTACACGCTGGTGTGCGTCGACGAGTTCGAGCTCGACGACCCGGGCGACACGGTGCTGGTCTCCACGCTGCTGACCCGGCTGCGCGAGGCGGGCGTGCGGCTGGCGGCCACCTCCAACACGCTGCCGGGCAGGCTCGGCGAGGGCCGCTTCGCCACCGACGACTTCCTGCGCGAGATCCAGGGGCTGGCCGCGGCCTTCGAGTCCGTGCGCATCGACGGCGAGGACTACCGGCACCGCGGGCTGCCCGAGGCGCCGGCCGCGCCGGACCTGGAGACGGTCCGCCGGACCGCCGAGCGCGAGGGGGCGAGCCTCGACCACTTCGTCGATCTCAGCCGGCACCTGGCGCAGGTGCACCCCAGCAAGTACGGCGCCCTGCTCGACGGGGTGCGCGTGGTGTGCCTGGAGGACGTCCGGACCGTCGACGACCAGGCCGTCGCGCTGCGGCTGGTGGTGCTCGCCGACCGGATGTACGACCGCGACCTGCCCGTGGTCGCCAGCGGCGTCACCTTCGACGCGCTGTTCGCCCCGCAGCTCCTCGAGGGGGGCTACCGCAAGAAGTACTTCCGGGCGATCAGCCGGCTGGTGGCCCTGGCCCGCGAGGGCGCGGACGTCGAGGCCTGA
- a CDS encoding DUF3037 domain-containing protein — translation MTARMPFQYVVLRCVPRVDREEFVNVGVVVYCQQAEVLEARCHVDRDRLVALSPDVDVDAVCSALAAVEAVCRGDESAGAAGRAARGTRFGFVKAPRSTVVQPGPVHGGTTTDPSAELEHLLDRLVR, via the coding sequence ATGACCGCGCGGATGCCGTTCCAGTACGTCGTGCTGCGCTGCGTGCCGCGCGTGGACCGCGAGGAGTTCGTCAACGTCGGCGTCGTCGTCTACTGCCAGCAGGCCGAGGTGCTCGAGGCCCGCTGCCACGTCGACCGGGACCGCCTGGTCGCGCTCAGCCCCGACGTGGACGTGGACGCGGTGTGCTCGGCGCTGGCCGCGGTCGAGGCGGTCTGCCGCGGCGACGAGTCCGCCGGCGCGGCGGGCCGGGCCGCGCGGGGCACCCGGTTCGGGTTCGTGAAGGCACCGCGCAGCACCGTCGTGCAGCCGGGGCCGGTGCACGGCGGGACCACCACCGACCCGTCCGCCGAGCTCGAGCACCTGCTGGACCGCCTGGTCCGCTGA
- a CDS encoding sirohydrochlorin chelatase, whose translation MTAPALVALAHGSRDPRSARTIKALVDEVRAMRPDLRVEPAFLELAKPSFAQVVDRLVKAGYDEIVVVPLLLTEAYHAKVDVPEAIAAATARHENLRIRATHVLGLEPVFLEVLDRRLRTALSDARIRELDALVLAAAGSSDQLANQAVARLARMWGAKHKLPTVAAFASAAPPATGEAVRQFRAEGRRHIAVGSLFLAPGLLPDRAAELAVEAGAVAVSEPLGADPEVARTILARYAVGAVELVPV comes from the coding sequence ATGACCGCACCCGCCCTCGTGGCCCTCGCCCACGGCAGCCGCGACCCCCGCTCCGCCCGCACGATCAAGGCCCTCGTCGACGAGGTCCGCGCCATGCGCCCCGACCTGCGTGTCGAGCCGGCGTTCCTCGAGCTGGCCAAGCCGTCCTTCGCCCAGGTCGTCGACCGGCTGGTGAAGGCGGGGTACGACGAGATCGTCGTCGTCCCGCTGCTGCTCACCGAGGCCTACCACGCCAAGGTCGACGTGCCCGAGGCGATCGCCGCGGCCACCGCCCGCCACGAGAACCTGCGGATCCGGGCCACCCACGTGCTCGGCCTGGAGCCGGTGTTCCTGGAGGTATTGGACCGCCGGCTGCGCACCGCGCTCAGCGACGCCCGGATCCGCGAGCTCGACGCCCTGGTGCTCGCGGCGGCCGGCTCCTCGGACCAGCTCGCCAACCAGGCCGTCGCCCGGCTGGCCCGCATGTGGGGCGCCAAGCACAAGCTGCCCACGGTGGCGGCGTTCGCGTCGGCCGCTCCCCCGGCCACCGGCGAGGCCGTCCGGCAGTTCCGCGCCGAGGGCCGCCGGCACATCGCCGTCGGCTCGCTGTTCCTGGCGCCCGGCCTGCTGCCGGACCGGGCCGCGGAGCTCGCCGTCGAGGCCGGCGCCGTCGCCGTGTCGGAGCCGCTCGGTGCCGACCCGGAGGTGGCCCGCACGATCCTCGCGCGGTACGCAGTCGGCGCCGTCGAGCTCGTCCCGGTCTGA
- the lpdA gene encoding dihydrolipoyl dehydrogenase: MSSHYDVVVLGAGPGGYVAAIRASQLGKSVAVVEDKYWGGVCLNVGCIPSKALLRNAELAHILTHEKDKFGITGDASMDFGPTHARSRTVSEGIVKGVHFLMKKNKITEVDGWGTLTGPKTLDVKKKDGSTEQLTCDSLIIATGATTRLIPGTSLSERVVTYEEQILDADLPESIVIAGSGAIGVEFAYVMKNFGVDVTIVEFLDRMVPTEDADVSKELLKHYKKLGVKVLLKTKVESIDDSGDKVKVKVSPADGGETQVIETDKVLQAIGFAPRVEGFGLEAAGVQLTDRGAVAIDELGRTNVEGVYAIGDCTGKLMLAHTAEAMGIVAAETIAGAETMPVAFDFIPRATYCQPQIASFGYSEEQAKEKGYDVKVAKFPFSANGKAQGLGDAVGFVKIVADAKYNEILGAHLIGPDVTELLPALTLAQRWDLTADEVARNVFAHPTLSEAVKEAVEGIAGHMINL, from the coding sequence ATGAGCTCTCACTACGACGTCGTCGTCCTCGGTGCCGGCCCCGGTGGGTACGTCGCTGCCATTCGCGCCTCCCAGCTCGGCAAGAGCGTCGCCGTCGTGGAGGACAAGTACTGGGGCGGGGTCTGCCTCAACGTGGGCTGCATCCCCTCCAAGGCCCTGCTGCGCAACGCCGAGCTCGCGCACATCCTGACCCACGAGAAGGACAAGTTCGGGATCACCGGCGACGCGTCGATGGACTTCGGCCCGACGCACGCCCGCAGCCGCACGGTGTCCGAGGGCATCGTCAAGGGCGTGCACTTCCTGATGAAGAAGAACAAGATCACCGAGGTGGACGGCTGGGGCACGCTGACCGGTCCCAAGACGCTGGACGTGAAGAAGAAGGACGGCTCCACCGAGCAGCTGACCTGCGACAGCCTGATCATCGCCACCGGCGCGACCACCCGGCTGATCCCGGGCACCTCGCTGTCCGAGCGCGTGGTGACCTACGAGGAGCAGATCCTCGACGCCGACCTGCCCGAGTCCATCGTGATCGCCGGCTCCGGCGCCATCGGCGTGGAGTTCGCCTACGTGATGAAGAACTTCGGCGTCGACGTGACGATCGTGGAGTTCCTCGACCGGATGGTGCCGACCGAGGACGCCGACGTGTCCAAGGAGCTCCTCAAGCACTACAAGAAGCTCGGCGTGAAGGTGCTGCTGAAGACCAAGGTCGAGTCGATCGACGACTCGGGCGACAAGGTCAAGGTGAAGGTCTCGCCCGCCGACGGCGGGGAGACCCAGGTCATCGAGACCGACAAGGTGCTCCAGGCGATCGGCTTCGCCCCGCGCGTCGAGGGCTTCGGCCTCGAGGCCGCCGGCGTGCAGCTGACCGACCGTGGCGCGGTGGCGATCGACGAGCTCGGCCGGACCAACGTCGAGGGCGTCTACGCGATCGGCGACTGCACCGGCAAGCTGATGCTGGCGCACACCGCCGAGGCGATGGGCATCGTGGCCGCCGAGACGATCGCCGGCGCCGAGACGATGCCGGTGGCGTTCGACTTCATCCCGCGGGCGACGTACTGCCAGCCGCAGATCGCGTCCTTCGGCTACTCCGAGGAGCAGGCCAAGGAGAAGGGCTACGACGTCAAGGTCGCGAAGTTCCCGTTCTCCGCCAACGGCAAGGCCCAGGGCCTCGGCGACGCGGTCGGCTTCGTCAAGATCGTCGCCGACGCGAAGTACAACGAGATCCTCGGCGCCCACCTGATCGGCCCCGACGTCACCGAGCTGCTGCCGGCGCTGACGCTCGCGCAGCGCTGGGACCTCACCGCCGACGAGGTCGCCCGCAACGTGTTCGCGCACCCGACGCTGTCCGAGGCCGTCAAGGAGGCCGTCGAGGGCATCGCCGGCCACATGATCAACCTCTGA
- a CDS encoding HipA family kinase has translation MIRTVSATRYVAPLREGGSLPGIVEADDLGTYVCKFRGAGQGLKVLVAEVVVGELARALGVRTPDLVAVDLEAAIGKYEADEEVQDLLTASIGLNLGVDFLPGSFGYDAGYTPDDTVAASILWLDALTANVDRSWRNPNLLVWHGDLWAIDHGACLYFHHGWSGGVGSAERFAHQPYDASDHVLAAHRSAVPDLDAALAPRVTADLLHDVLALVPDEWLEPVPGAASAAELRASYTAFLLARVSGERSWLPVTGAA, from the coding sequence GTGATCCGCACCGTCTCCGCGACCCGCTACGTCGCGCCCCTGCGCGAGGGCGGCTCGCTGCCCGGCATCGTCGAGGCCGACGACCTCGGCACCTACGTCTGCAAGTTCCGCGGCGCCGGCCAGGGGCTCAAGGTCCTGGTCGCCGAGGTGGTGGTCGGCGAGCTGGCCCGCGCCCTCGGCGTGCGCACCCCGGACCTGGTGGCGGTCGACCTCGAGGCGGCCATCGGGAAGTACGAGGCCGACGAGGAGGTCCAGGACCTGCTCACCGCGAGCATCGGCCTGAACCTCGGCGTGGACTTCCTGCCCGGCTCGTTCGGGTACGACGCCGGCTACACCCCCGACGACACGGTGGCCGCCTCGATCCTGTGGCTCGACGCGCTGACCGCCAACGTGGACCGCAGCTGGCGCAACCCGAACCTGCTGGTCTGGCACGGGGACCTGTGGGCGATCGACCACGGCGCCTGCCTGTACTTCCACCACGGCTGGTCCGGCGGGGTCGGGTCGGCCGAGCGGTTCGCCCACCAGCCCTACGACGCCTCCGACCACGTCCTGGCCGCGCACCGCTCCGCCGTGCCCGACCTCGACGCGGCGCTGGCGCCCCGGGTGACCGCCGACCTGCTGCACGACGTGCTCGCGCTGGTCCCCGACGAGTGGCTCGAGCCGGTCCCCGGTGCGGCCTCGGCGGCCGAGCTGCGGGCGTCGTACACCGCGTTCCTGCTGGCCCGGGTGAGCGGCGAGCGCTCCTGGCTGCCGGTCACGGGCGCGGCATGA